The DNA region GGAACAATAATGCTTTTCAGCAGGGGAAACAGTTTATCCATTACGACTTCGAGTGGGCGGCCCCCGGCTGGCGTGCCTATGATCTGGCTCAGGTGAAGGCTCGAAAGAGACAATCCGGTGAGCGTAAAGCAGTCTTGTGGGATGCACTCATGGCGGGTTATCGTTCGATTCGAAGCTTCTCCAAGCAGGATGAAGAGGCTGTTGATCTTTTCATCATCGCTCGCAGATTTTGGGTGATGGGTCTGGATGTTGCGTTTATTGAGAGTGATACGGGCGGGCTGGATTATGGTTCGGATTGGCTGGACAGTTTCATTGAGGAGTTTCGTGAGACAGGAATTGTTGTAAGTGATGACTTACAGCAATTATGGATTCAATGAAGAAGGCCTTCCCCCCGTATCCATTCGGGCACCGATCACGGTTGTGACGGCCATGCCTATCGTTTTACTGTATCCGTTCTTGCAAAAATACTTTGTGACTGGACTCACCAGTGGAGGGATAAAAGAATGAAAAAAGTAATGGAAGGCCAGCAATGCAAGTTCAAAAACCCGATTATGCCCGGGTTTTATCCAGATCCATCCATATGTCGGGTGGGGGAAGATTTTTATTTGGTGACATCGACTTTTGCCTATTTTCCTGGCGTTCCGATCTTTCAAAGCCGTGATCTTGTAAATTGGAAACAGATTGGCAATGTGCTGGATCGTCCTTCCCAGTTGAATCTTGAGGGTGCTGGTCATTCACAGGGCATTTTCGCTCCAACGATTCGTTATCATGAAGGAACCTTCTATATGATTACAACCAATGTATCACATGGCGGGAATTTTGTTGTAACGGCTACTGATCCGGTGGGGCCATGGTCCGATCCTTATTTTATCGAAGGAGCAGAAGGCATCGACCCCACGATTTTCTTTGATGACGGCAAAGCCTATTATCTGGGTACACGGCCTTGCTCGCAAGGGGTTCGTTATAACGGGAATTGGGAAGTTTGGCTGAAAGAGCTTGATCTGACGACGATGAAGCTGGTGGGGGACAGTCATGTGCTCTGGCGCGGGGCGATGGTGGATGTCATTTGGCCGGAAGGACCGCATCTGTATAAAATCGATGAATATTACTATTTGTTGATTGCAGAAGGAGGTACAGGACCGAACCATGCCGTGACTGTTGCTCGCAGCAAAAGCTTGACTGAAGGATTCGTCGGAAATCCAAACAATCCGATTATTACGCATCGCCATTTGGGCAAGCGTTACCCCATTGTTAATGTGGGACATGCCGACCTGGTGCAGGGTGCGAACGGTCAATGGTTCATGGTCATGCTGGCTTCCCGTCCGTATGGAGGAAGCTTTAGCAACTTGGGCCGGGAGACGTTCCTCGCTTCGGTCGATTGGGAGGACGGATGGCCGGTAGTGAATGAAGGTCGCGGAATCCTGGAGGAGCAGGGCATTGTTAGCTTGACACCCGCTCCCGTCGAGCCGCCATTGCGAACCGACCACTTTGACAGTGATAAACTGGGCTTGCAGTGGATGTTCCTGCGCAATCCCCAGAAGGACCTCTATTCATTAACCGAGCGAAAAGGATACCTGAGGCTGAAGCTGAAACCGCAAACATTGAAAGAGAAAGAGAATTCCAGCTTTGTTTGCCTGAGGCAAAGGCATATGGATTACGTGGCAGGCACAGTGATGGAATTTGTGCCCCAAAGCGTTCATGAGACGGCTGGTCTTGTCGTCATTCAGAATGATCAATATCATGTTCGGATTGAGCGTGCGATGACCGAGCAGCAGCAGGTGCTGCGCGTGATGTCCTGGATCGACGGTCAGGAAACCCGCATTGCGCAAATCATGCTGGACAGCGATGCTTCGCGAGTGTATATCAAAATGGCTGCATTAGGACAGCAGCTCAGTTTTTACTTCAGCACGGATGGAAGTCAGTATCATCTGGTTGCAGAACAGGTGGATACGAGCAGCTTGAGTACCGAGGTGGCCGGGGGCTTCGTTGGCTGCTGTATAGGCATGTTTAGCACCAGCAATGGCGAGCCATCGGATCAGGTAGCCGATTTTGACTGGTTTGAATACGGCTCCTACTAACGGTGCCGATAACTTTCAGAAAGATCATCACGGGATGAGGGGAGTCCCTTTCAATATGTTATATGTTATGATATTTGCATCTTCAAAAGTTCGATTGAAGGGGCATAGCGTATGAATCAGAGCATACAACAGTTTAAAGCGGATTTTTTCAAAGCGTTGGCGCATCCGATGCGGATTCAGATTCTGGAGCTGTTGAGCGAAGGGGCGAAGAACGTTAACGAGTTGCAAAGTATTCTAGGCTCGGAAGGCTCAGCTGTCTCGCAGCAGTTGGCTGTATTACGCAGTAAAAATGTTGTGCAAGGACTGAAAGAAGGGACCACGGTCATATACTCTCTGCGGGACCCCTTGATTAAAGACTTGCTGGTGGTCACCAAACAGATTTTTGATAATCATCTGGTCGATGCCATTTCCATGTTGGAAGATATACGAAAAGAAACATAAACACATTAAACAAGAGGAACCGGAAGTAAATTCAGGTAACTTCTTGTTTTTTGTGTTGTGGGCCTGCATGACATGTGAGGAGTAAGATTGACAGGGGATCGACTAGGGAGTAGTCTTCATATTATATTCAAATATTCAAATATATGAAGAAAAGAAGGTTAGTGTAGATGAAATGGATGGGGAGATATGCAGGTTACAATGCTGCCGCTTTTCGCAAGGATCTGTTATCAGGGCTGATTGTAGGAATTATTGCGATTCCACTGGGTATGGCGTTTGCCATCGCTTCCGGGGTCAAACCAGAGTATGGCTTGTATACAACGGTGATTGCAGGTATTCTCATTTCTTTGCTGGGTGGGTCTAAGTTCCAGATTGGCGGACCAACGGGTGCATTCATTCCAATCCTCTTCGCAATTGTGATGCAATATGGATACGAAAATCTATTGATTGCCGGGATCATGGCCGGATTGATACTTGTAGTGATGGGGCTGTTTAAACTTGGCGCATTGATCAAATTCATACCACGACCTGTGACCATCGGTTTTACGGCGGGTATTGCCGTTATTATTTTCAGTGGGCAGATTGCTAATTTCCTGGGATTAAGCGGGATTAAAAAACACGAGGATTTTTGGTCCAATATGAAAGAAATCGGGATGCATATCTCAACCGTTAATATATACAGTTTGCTGACAGCAGGCAGTTGTCTGGCTGTTATTTTGCTTGTGCCGAGGTTTGCGCCGAAGGTGCCTGCCTCACTGGTCGGGCTGGTTCTTTCGACGATAGTCGCAGCGTTCTTTTTTGAAGGACAGATTGCTACGATCGGATCGTCCTTTGGTGCCATACCTAACTCCTTGCCCCAGTTTCATGTGCCGGAGATCACTTGGGAGCGAATTGTAAACTTGCTGCAACCCGCATTTGTCATCGCCATGTTGGGTGGAATCGAATCGCTGCTGTCTGCTGTTGTTGCCGATGGCATGACCGGAAGCCGGCATAATAGCAATCGAGAGCTGATTGGGCAGGGGATCGCCAACCTGGTGACCCCGCTATTCGGTGGTATTCCCGCAACAGGAGCGATTGCACGTACAGCAACGAATATCAAATCCGGCGCGGTATCCCCATTTTCGGGGGTTATTCATGGCGTAGTCGTTCTACTGGTACTCGTTCTGTTCGCACCGTATGCATCTCACATTCCACTTGCCAGTATGGCTCCAGTCCTGATGATGGTTGCCTGGAATATGAGTGAACGGAAATCGTTCATGCATGTAATGAAAACCAAAACGAGCGATTCGCTTGTGCTACTCATTACCTTCTTGCTCACTGTATTTACAAGTTTAACAACGGCGGTAGAGGTTGGGTTGGTTCTGGCTGTTCTTTTATTCGTAAAGCGGATGAGTGAGATGTTGAAGGTTGCCAAAGTATTGCCCGATCCCGATCATAAACATGAGAAAGTCATGGCCCACATGGTTCAGGAGGGACATGACTGTCCGCAGATCAGCCTTTATACAATTGAAGGGCCACTTTTTTTCGGCGCAGCGGATGGTTTTGAGAAGTCGGTCATGGAATCGATTCATCGACGACCGGGTACTTTGTTGTTGCGCATGAGCAAGGTGCCCTTTATGGATACGACGGGGGAATCCAATCTGGCCAGAGTTGTCAAACATATGGAGAGATCTGGCGGAAGAGTTCTGCTATCAGGCATTCAGGCTCAACCCCTTGAGATGATGAAAAGAACGGGATTGATTGGACGGATCAGGCCAGAGCATATGTTCGAGCGTACAGGTGAAGCGATCAATGATGCATTAATGCATCTGGATGTTCAGAAATGTAGGGGATGCAAGCATTTTGCCTTTCGTGAGTGTGCTGCTTTGTCGAGTTCAGGTCCAATCTTGAGCGTAAGAGCCTGTTGGAGCAGTGAAAGGGAGTCAAAGCAAACAGCTTTCAACAGCAATAATCAAAAACGATCCATTCATAATTTTGTAAGAGAAACCGATAACAAATCCTGATTGCAGGAATTTCTATTTTTGGAACGTTATTAAGCCTTGCTTTATGTAAAGCATAAACCAAAGGATAAATTGTCGAAAAGAAAAGACACTTGTTTTAAAACCGTTGATCTCAAAGAAAAATCAACGGTTTTTTATGCTTTGGAGGAGGATAAGAACAAATTTGTTTAAGAAGTTGTCTAAATGGTGGTATTTTTTTGGTGTAAGTTCTTGTTCCAAGCCAAGTAAAAGAACTTGGTACTATTGCCGAATTAGTTGAAGAAGGGAGGTCTCCTGATGCATTTCAATTCATTCAGTGATCTGTTATGGTTTAATATTGACACTTGTAGCATACCAGTGCCCGTTCTTGATTTTTAAATTAATTGTTAGCGGCTCACGAAATCCAAAGTTAGGCTGATTATATTCGTGAGTTACGAATACCTTAGCTATAAAAAAGAAATGTAATGGGAACGCGGCACCTATTTTATGATTTTCGGGTTCATATGAAAAATTGTCTGAAGTATCGCCTCGTGCTATTAAATTTGTTTTATCAAAGACAGATTGACTCATGTATTCTACATAGTTACTGTCTGATTCCAAGGACTTTTCCAAGATAATTTTAGTATCCTTCGCTATCCAAACACCAAACGAAATGTAAATTAATGCGAACAAAAAAATAAGTGTTAGGAACCATTTCTTTTTATTCATAATTAGTCCTCCTATACTAAAAAGTTGGTACAGTTATTAGGAGTTTCGTGAGACAGGAATTGTTCAGTAAGTGATGACTTACAGCAATTATGGATTCGATGAAGAAGGCCTTCTGGATGGTTCCAGAGGGCCTGTTTTATTTTATAAAATGAATTTCATGACCTTTAGCTCGATGAGGACGAAGCAACGACGGCGGCCGAAGTTGCAGCAGCGGCCATGGCAGCCTGTTGAGCGATGATAATGTTGGTGATGCTAGTAGAGACTGTCGTGGTCAGAACGCCGTTTCGCAGATCCTCCACATATTGAACCGCCACCAGCGAAGATGAGAGCAGCAGCAATTCCTGTTTGTTGATCGACCAGGCACCGAAGCCCTTCTGTGTACGCAACGATTCATACGTTTCCTCAACTTGTTCTACAAGCGTATTTCTGTCAGCAGGCAGCAGAGAGAGTATCCCCAGAGAGGGCAGGGTGTACAGTTTGTCCATTCGTATCTCCCGACTGCGGAACGCTTCGTTTAATGCGAGTACACGAGTACCCGCCTCCGGATTGTCATCTCCTAGGACCAGCACCTGCGTTAATGCCTGCACGCTGTTCCCCGGTGAGAATACAGGTTTTAGTTCAGTATAGAGCTGCTCCATACGGTCCACACCGGATTCCATGTCGAGATCGGAAAGGGCCAGCATGGCAGCGAAAATATAGTCGTCCTGTCCAGTAAGAAAGCGGTGTTGGTTTTTCATGTGATCATAAAATGCTTTCGCTCGTTCTACCTTATGCTCGAACGAATCAGGCGTCGCATGAGCCGCGATCTGATAAGCGGCAATGACCAGATAATCAGATGTACGAAATTTGATTTTTTTCATCAAATCATAGATCAGAAGGGTGTCTGTCAGTTTCGTTTCCTGATCTGTCGTAAGCGAGAGCATGGTGGCGACGCTGATCGCCAAATTTCCCCTGAAGGCTGAAAAGAGATTGGTGTTTTGCTTAATCAATTCATGGCTTTGACGGATGGCTTCACCATCGGCTTGTTTATTTTCCGTTGCATATAGCAGGGCCGCCAGACGTTGCATCATCACATTTTGCCACTTGAATGACTTTTTGATGATCTGAGTGTTGGAAACGAATAGTTCGACTCGTGCTGCATGTTGCTGTTGCATTAGCAGACCTCCCAAGTGATTGAACATTTTCCCCAGTTTACTATAAATGCATATGCTTACACAGCGCTTTATTTGATGTAGCTAGCAAAGTTGAACTGGACTATTTCAAATTGTTCTGCTCCCAATAATCCCCATGGGGTAAATAAATGATCTGAATATGTATTCTTAAATTCAATATGAGGGTGCTTTTCGAAAAATAGGTACAGTGCCGCATGAATGAGAAAAATATATCCAGTACCCAGAACGTAATCGTCGGGTAAGAACTGAAAATCAGTGGAACGATGATGGTTCACTTGCCTTTTTAAGGACTTTTTGTTCTAGCATTTAACTCCAAACCATACAGTCCACAGATCCTTTTCGACAATCGGGTTTTGAACGGGCTCCAGTTTACGTTCCACGTATTCCACCAATTCTTGCAATTCCTCACCGGACAGTTCATGAAGGAGTGAGCGGCCAGTGCGCGACATTAAATCTTCTTTCAAAGACTCCATATTTTCATACACACGGCGAGTCTCCCATAAAGAAATGGTCTGGTCAAGCTTGAACCCGCTTGCTTCCATTGTCTGTTGCACCTGATTGGCATCATATCTGCGATTCACTTCCAACTCGATCAACCGAGGAAATTTTTCGAAGAAAAACCCTCTTAGATGATGTTCACTTCCAGGGAGTGTACAGTCCTGAGGCGTACGATCCTGAATGATGAGGGTTCCACCTGGTTTTAAAATTCGGTGGGCTTCCCGAAAACAAGCGCCTAAATCGTTAAGGTGATGAATCAACGCCCGCTCTAACACAAGGTCGAACTTATGGTCAGGGAGGTGGGTATCATAGGCATTGCCTTGTAAAAATGTAATGTGCTGAATCGATTTGCAGCTTGCAGAGGCTCCCTTTAACATCTCCTCGGAAAAGTCTACACCGATAACCTGTACTGCCCCCATCTGGGCCAGAGCTTGAGTATAAATACCACCGCCACAGCCAATGTCAGCGACATATTTTCCGGATACATCCACGTTTTCTTGGATCATGGAGATCCAGGAATCGTTCGCAGATCTTGTGGTATAGGTGAAACGATTCTGTTCATCATGAAAATCAATAGGCATATACATGACTCCTTTCACTTGTTCTATATTTCATCTAATGAAACCCAGTTTCATTAGATGACTGTAATTATACCATAGATATCCAGTGATGTTTAAGGTGAACACTCGCCTTTTAAAATAATTTCTGCTTTTTCAATAAAAATCAGACTTCAACGGACTGCTGTATTCATTAAGGGGTTATCCTGTTACTGTGTCCTGAATCCGCTTCCTTACATTCCTTGTTGTATTTCTGCGGCACATCTCGTACAATTTGGTGAAGCAATTCTGCATTGCGTTAATGTGAATACTAAATTGTAATCTTACGGCATGAAACTGCACACAAGAAAAGGGGAGAATCGTTTGGAATCGAAGCAACTATCTAGAGGGCTAAAGCCCCGCCATGTAGAGCTGATTGCACTCGGGGGTACGATTGGCGTTGGATTGTTCATGGGATCGGCTAGTACGATCAAATGGGCAGGACCTTCCGTGCTGCTGGCCTATTTGCTGGCCGGGATCATTATCTTTTTTGTCATGCGTATTATGGGAGAAATGTTGATTCAGGAACCTGTCACCGGTTCGTTTGCCACATTCGCTCACAAATATATCAGTCCGCTTGCCGGGTTCCTGACGGCCTGGAGTTACTGGTTCCTCTGGGTCACAGTGGGTATGGCGGAAGTTACGGCAATTGGGATCTATGTAGGCTACTGGTTCCCTGATATTCCACAATGGCTTCCCGCCTTGGCTGGTGTGCTTATAATTGCGGCAGCGAATCTGGCAGCGGTAAAATACTATGGCGAATTCGAATTCTGGTTTGCGCTGATTAAGGTAACGGCGATTGTCTTCATGATCGTGATCGGAACCGGACTCATCTTCTTCGGCTGGGGGAACGGAGGACAGCCAATCGGGCTATCGAATCTGGTGAGCCATGGCGGATTTTTCCCTGGAGGGATCAAAGGTTTCCTTTTCGCCCTGTGTATCGTAACGGCGGCCTACCAGGGCGTCGAAATGGTCGGAATTACGGCAGGAGAAGCGGAAAATCCGAAAATCACGCTGCGTAAAGCGATCAAGAACATCGTGTGGCGTATTCTGATTTTTTACGTGGGA from Paenibacillus sp. JNUCC-31 includes:
- a CDS encoding glycoside hydrolase family 43 protein, which gives rise to MKKVMEGQQCKFKNPIMPGFYPDPSICRVGEDFYLVTSTFAYFPGVPIFQSRDLVNWKQIGNVLDRPSQLNLEGAGHSQGIFAPTIRYHEGTFYMITTNVSHGGNFVVTATDPVGPWSDPYFIEGAEGIDPTIFFDDGKAYYLGTRPCSQGVRYNGNWEVWLKELDLTTMKLVGDSHVLWRGAMVDVIWPEGPHLYKIDEYYYLLIAEGGTGPNHAVTVARSKSLTEGFVGNPNNPIITHRHLGKRYPIVNVGHADLVQGANGQWFMVMLASRPYGGSFSNLGRETFLASVDWEDGWPVVNEGRGILEEQGIVSLTPAPVEPPLRTDHFDSDKLGLQWMFLRNPQKDLYSLTERKGYLRLKLKPQTLKEKENSSFVCLRQRHMDYVAGTVMEFVPQSVHETAGLVVIQNDQYHVRIERAMTEQQQVLRVMSWIDGQETRIAQIMLDSDASRVYIKMAALGQQLSFYFSTDGSQYHLVAEQVDTSSLSTEVAGGFVGCCIGMFSTSNGEPSDQVADFDWFEYGSY
- a CDS encoding ArsR/SmtB family transcription factor, giving the protein MNQSIQQFKADFFKALAHPMRIQILELLSEGAKNVNELQSILGSEGSAVSQQLAVLRSKNVVQGLKEGTTVIYSLRDPLIKDLLVVTKQIFDNHLVDAISMLEDIRKET
- a CDS encoding SulP family inorganic anion transporter, with the translated sequence MKWMGRYAGYNAAAFRKDLLSGLIVGIIAIPLGMAFAIASGVKPEYGLYTTVIAGILISLLGGSKFQIGGPTGAFIPILFAIVMQYGYENLLIAGIMAGLILVVMGLFKLGALIKFIPRPVTIGFTAGIAVIIFSGQIANFLGLSGIKKHEDFWSNMKEIGMHISTVNIYSLLTAGSCLAVILLVPRFAPKVPASLVGLVLSTIVAAFFFEGQIATIGSSFGAIPNSLPQFHVPEITWERIVNLLQPAFVIAMLGGIESLLSAVVADGMTGSRHNSNRELIGQGIANLVTPLFGGIPATGAIARTATNIKSGAVSPFSGVIHGVVVLLVLVLFAPYASHIPLASMAPVLMMVAWNMSERKSFMHVMKTKTSDSLVLLITFLLTVFTSLTTAVEVGLVLAVLLFVKRMSEMLKVAKVLPDPDHKHEKVMAHMVQEGHDCPQISLYTIEGPLFFGAADGFEKSVMESIHRRPGTLLLRMSKVPFMDTTGESNLARVVKHMERSGGRVLLSGIQAQPLEMMKRTGLIGRIRPEHMFERTGEAINDALMHLDVQKCRGCKHFAFRECAALSSSGPILSVRACWSSERESKQTAFNSNNQKRSIHNFVRETDNKS
- a CDS encoding DUF4003 family protein gives rise to the protein MQQQHAARVELFVSNTQIIKKSFKWQNVMMQRLAALLYATENKQADGEAIRQSHELIKQNTNLFSAFRGNLAISVATMLSLTTDQETKLTDTLLIYDLMKKIKFRTSDYLVIAAYQIAAHATPDSFEHKVERAKAFYDHMKNQHRFLTGQDDYIFAAMLALSDLDMESGVDRMEQLYTELKPVFSPGNSVQALTQVLVLGDDNPEAGTRVLALNEAFRSREIRMDKLYTLPSLGILSLLPADRNTLVEQVEETYESLRTQKGFGAWSINKQELLLLSSSLVAVQYVEDLRNGVLTTTVSTSITNIIIAQQAAMAAAATSAAVVASSSSS
- a CDS encoding class I SAM-dependent methyltransferase, coding for MPIDFHDEQNRFTYTTRSANDSWISMIQENVDVSGKYVADIGCGGGIYTQALAQMGAVQVIGVDFSEEMLKGASASCKSIQHITFLQGNAYDTHLPDHKFDLVLERALIHHLNDLGACFREAHRILKPGGTLIIQDRTPQDCTLPGSEHHLRGFFFEKFPRLIELEVNRRYDANQVQQTMEASGFKLDQTISLWETRRVYENMESLKEDLMSRTGRSLLHELSGEELQELVEYVERKLEPVQNPIVEKDLWTVWFGVKC
- a CDS encoding amino acid permease, producing MESKQLSRGLKPRHVELIALGGTIGVGLFMGSASTIKWAGPSVLLAYLLAGIIIFFVMRIMGEMLIQEPVTGSFATFAHKYISPLAGFLTAWSYWFLWVTVGMAEVTAIGIYVGYWFPDIPQWLPALAGVLIIAAANLAAVKYYGEFEFWFALIKVTAIVFMIVIGTGLIFFGWGNGGQPIGLSNLVSHGGFFPGGIKGFLFALCIVTAAYQGVEMVGITAGEAENPKITLRKAIKNIVWRILIFYVGAIFVIVTLYPWNEVGETGSPFVLTFAKVGIVAAAGIINFVVLTAAMSGCNSGIYSAGRMLYTLAENGQAPAFFKKLSKGGVPRNSIIITISLLLVGVVLNYLMPDSKLFLYIYSASVLPGMVPWFALAFSQFKFRKRWGNEMADHNFKSKWFPISNYIIIVYLTLVIIGMAFNPDTRLPLIVGATFMAIVVIGYFVFGIGKRQRVDEGEDR